CTCATGAAGTCGGTACGGTCCTCGGTCTCCCACGACCAGCTGATTGGCCATCCCTGCCGACTCTTGGTGATGGCACCGGTAGCTAAGAGATCGAACCTTTTCTCGATCTCGTCGAAGAGGCTGTCGACGATCGCGTGGAAGCGTTCGTCACCACGTAATTCGGAGTCAAGATATACCTCACGCCACTCTTCGATGACCCGCTCGTCGCTGTCATCGATGACCAGCTCGCGAAGTTGTTCCTCGTACGCCTCCACCAAAGTTCGTAGGTTGATAAGCGCCCTGGCGATTACGGCCTCAGTTGCGCTGAGGTCGATCAGCTTGCTCGCGGATTCCTCGTCGCCTACCTCGTCCGATTCGTCCTCGTCCTCGTCCGTTAGGGTCGAGGTCGCACGACCAAGGATGTAGCTGAACCGGAAGCGTTGATTCGGGTGATCGAGGAGCCGGCGTCGCTGATCCTTCTCCGATGCGTCGCGGAGGATCGCGAGTGCTGCCTCGGAGACACACTCGGTCAGATAATCGATCACCTCATCCCGTCCGACGAACGTGACCACGACGCGGAACATCGGGTCGGCGTGAAAGATCAGCTCGGTGTCGGCAACGGTCGTCTTGGCGGTCGACGTCGAGGGGAAGCGTTCCGTATCCGGGTCGGTGCCAAGGATCTGCCGGACCAGCGTCGTTTTGCCGGCCCCCGTCGTCCCTAGCATCAGCACCGAGCGATAGCCAGACTCTTGGTCGGGCAACGGAAGGATGTCGTTTCGCAGGGCCTCGGGGTCATGCGCGGAAGCCTCCATCCCGTCGTAGAAGATATCGAGGACTCGCTCATCGAAACGTGCGGCCAGGCCGACCCGAGCGGCTGGCTCCCACAGCTCAGGGCGCTGGAGGACCTCGTTCAACTCCTCGACGAGATGGGTAGCAACGTTCTCGTCGTTGGTGCCGAGGCCACGGCGGACCCGGCGCCCGGGCTTGCCGCTGCCGTCGAGGCGGACGGGGTGGCGGAAGATCACCGCCCATCCCTCACGGCCCTGCGACCGACTCTTCGATGCGGTGTAGTACTTGGCCACCGCGCCCCCTTCCCTCCGTTGTTCCCTTGTTGTTCCGGAGCATCCTGTCACGCCTGAAGGCGATGCACAGCCGTTTTGGAACAACCACGGAACAACGGACATGGGAGACCCTCAAGCAGCCGCAGCGGTGCTCCAGGTCGAAGGTCAGAGTCCGGTCGATCAGTTCCGCACGCAGGATCGGAATTAGCGCTCCATGACCGCGTTCTGGCGGGGTGCCCGCGCGCTGGTGCAAATCACGTCGATTCCCGCGAAGGTGAACACCGTGTCGAACACTGCACCGACGATACGTCCCGGCCGGGCCTGCTCGACAACCAAGTCGGCTGCGGAGGGAAGGTGGCACTCAGCACTCGGACCCGGCTGGTCGCGTGCCAGGTCACTGCCAGTACGTACACCATTCAGGCAACCAGCAGGCCGACCACGACGAAGCCGCAGGCAATGATCGCCTCGGCCTGCGAGCGCAGTATGCCCGCGTCGGACAGCGTTCGGCTCGGAAAGACACCTGGTGCTGCGTTTTCTGATGGGGAGCGTGAGGCGCGGTCAGGCGGCGATCTGGTACTCGTAAGTGAGTCCGCCAACTCGTTGGCACGGTCTCGTCACGATTCTTGACGCTACCGCATTGATTGCGCATGGTCGGGTAAATCTGTATGGGTGGATGAGTCCGCCGAGGCCTTCGAGGTCGACAACCAGTTCACCACCGCACACGAAGAGCCCTCGCTCGGGAACGGCGAGCCCAGCTCCTTCGCCGAGAAGACGATGAACTGGTATGACAGGCACAAGCCGAAGATCCGCGTCGCCGTCGGAGTGGCGCTGGTTGTGGGCCTGGTTATGGCCGCCCATCGCCACGAGTGGCAAGGCGGCGAGAGGTATGACGCCGAGGACATCGAGGGCTCTGAGCCGATCTCCGACCCTGATGTCACGAACGAGCCCCGCCAGTCCGCCCTTGACCCTGGCCGCGACCCCTTCCTACGGAGGCTCCCCACCGGTCAACAGGCCGGCGAGGCGGCCAGGGAGAGGTACAGGGAACTGACGGGCAACGACCTCCCTCCCGGCTACACCTTGGTTAGCCGGTGGTTCTACCTGAGCCCGGACAGTGATGACTTTAGCGAAGCCATAGCCTGACCAGAGGCGAAGAGGCAAGACCTGCCAAGCCGAAGATCACCAGATCTACGACACCTACACCCGCGGCATCGAAGAAGGAGAGTTGGGATGAGCCACAACGGCTTAAAGACCCGCGAGCGGCGGCTGCGGGAGGGCGACGAACCCGCGACGGTGACTACGGCCCGCTGGGAGATCAAACTGGTGGCTTCGACCTCGGCCAGGCGGTCCACGACCAGCGCGCGGCCTGAGCCAGTCCGAGGTGGCCGCCCGCGCCGAAATGACTCAACACAGGTCTCCAAGCTCGAACTCGGCGACACCGTTACCACCCTGCCGCTGTTGGCTCGGCTCGCCAAGGCGCTCGGCACCACGTTGAACTCGCCATAGACGATGACGGAACGGCGATCACATTCACACCACATCGGGCGGACGCAGCGAAGGCAAATTGATCGCCGGGCTCTGCTGGAGCGACAGCGTAGGAGCTACGAGCCGTTTTCGATGTTCGAACACTGGAAGAATGGGCCGATACGGAGCGACACGTCGCGGTCGAGTCCGGGAACGGTCCGGGAACGGACGTCCCGGCACCTGCAGGCAGAACACGACAGATCCGGCTTGGCTTGGGATTGCCGTATCTGGAGAGTTTGACACCACACGCCCGAGGGCAACATCAAACAGATGGTTTATATAAGAACCTTGTCACACTACGGATCAGAAGGTTAGGGGTTCGAATCCCTTCGTGCGCACTCGCTAGAGCACCAGCCCCAGGTCGATGACCTGGGGTTTTGTGTTT
This genomic interval from Catenulispora sp. GP43 contains the following:
- a CDS encoding transcriptional regulator; this encodes MSHNGLKTRERRLREGDEPATVTTARWEIKLVASTSARRSTTSARPEPVRGGRPRRNDSTQVSKLELGDTVTTLPLLARLAKALGTTLNSP